The genomic region ACCCAGTTCAGATGGCAGTTCTGTTGGAAATGGTCCTTCACCTACCCGGGTTGAATAAGCCTTCATCACGCCTATTACCCTGTCTATTTTAGTTGGTCCGACGCCTGTTCCCGTACACGCCCCGCCTGCCGTGGCATTAGATGAAGTTACATAAGGATAAGTCCCATGGTCAACATCAAGTAATGTTCCTTGTGCCCCCTCAAATAAAATGTTTTTACCGTTTTTTATTGCCTCATTCAAAAAAAGACTTGTGTTTTTCACATACTTCTTAAGTTCATTCGCATAGCCCAAATATTCATTTTTAATGCTGGTGAGGTCAAATTTATTTCCTTTCTGGACAAAATTTATTTGTAGTTTTTCCTCAAATATATCCTCATCAAATAAATCAATTACCTTTATTCCACATCGGCTAATCTTATCTGTATATGCCGGACCCACCCCACGACCTGTTGTCCCAATTTTATAAATCTTCTCCGAAGTCTCCTCGACACTCAAATGATACGGCATAATTAAATGTGTATCTTCGCTGATGTATAGCAGGTCATCATTAATCGCTACATTTCTTTCTTTAAGAGATTCTATTTCCTGGAAAAAAGCCTTTGGGTTAAAAACTACCCCTTGACC from bacterium harbors:
- a CDS encoding adenylosuccinate synthase; the protein is MSNIIVVGVQWGDEGKGKVIDFLTEKADIIVRYQGGNNAGHTVIVNGEKFVLHLIPSGILHPDKICIIGQGVVFNPKAFFQEIESLKERNVAINDDLLYISEDTHLIMPYHLSVEETSEKIYKIGTTGRGVGPAYTDKISRCGIKVIDLFDEDIFEEKLQINFVQKGNKFDLTSIKNEYLGYANELKKYVKNTSLFLNEAIKNGKNILFEGAQGTLLDVDHGTYPYVTSSNATAGGACTGTGVGPTKIDRVIGVMKAYSTRVGEGPFPTELPSELGEAIRIKGREYGATTNRPRRCGWLDTVALKYAVRINGIDSLAITKLDVLNELETIKMCIGYEYQGQIIKEFPKSLKVLRECQPIYDELPGWQKEISHIRSYDDLPEQLKDYLARINEIIEVKFKF